A window from Gemmatimonadota bacterium encodes these proteins:
- a CDS encoding RibD family protein, translated as MNEFETKYRSTGLPFVTLKLAQTLDGNIATCTGDSKWITSKASRVRGHQLRAKADAILVGRGTVMADDPELSVRYVDGCSPTKIVLDSQLKIGLNAKIFGGAPLIIATAEEVCKKRIKERKKKGAQVWQLPILNGQIDLKAVLQKAAQMGLRHILIEGGSRVAASALRLSLVDRIAAFVAPKILGAGIPAIGSLNITSITDAIELENVKVESIGNDFLFTAHVKKTSKNG; from the coding sequence ATGAATGAATTCGAAACCAAATATCGGTCAACCGGATTGCCTTTTGTCACCTTAAAGCTGGCGCAAACACTGGACGGCAACATCGCCACCTGCACGGGCGACTCGAAGTGGATCACATCAAAAGCATCGCGGGTGCGCGGACATCAACTTCGCGCAAAGGCCGACGCAATTCTGGTCGGGCGCGGCACTGTGATGGCCGACGACCCGGAATTATCCGTGCGATATGTCGATGGATGCAGCCCGACAAAGATCGTTCTGGACTCTCAGCTAAAAATTGGACTAAACGCTAAAATTTTTGGCGGGGCACCTCTGATTATAGCAACCGCTGAAGAAGTGTGCAAAAAACGGATAAAAGAACGAAAAAAAAAAGGAGCGCAGGTCTGGCAGTTGCCAATACTGAATGGTCAAATAGATTTGAAAGCAGTCTTGCAAAAAGCCGCTCAAATGGGATTGCGACACATCCTGATCGAAGGCGGCAGTCGCGTAGCTGCATCGGCATTGCGCCTGAGCCTGGTAGATCGGATAGCCGCATTTGTCGCGCCCAAAATACTGGGTGCAGGCATACCCGCAATCGGATCCTTAAACATCACTTCAATAACCGATGCAATAGAACTTGAAAACGTAAAAGTCGAATCCATCGGCAATGATTTTCTGTTCACTGCGCACGTAAAAAAAACGTCCAAAAACGGCTGA
- a CDS encoding riboflavin synthase, which translates to MFTGIVEEVGTIRHIESRADYQRTTIAAKQVLNGVKIGDSIAIEGACHTVVHFDADTFVIESIAETLQRTTLGDCRVGNRVNLERSLKLGDRLDGHLVAAHIDGVGHVKGRTESSDQIVFEFEVPPELAPYIAEKGSITVNGISLTVIAVTDRTFSIAAIPHTLKVTTLSEKYPGDRVNIEVDIIARYLERLVQPMNGKNMLTEDRIRAMMSVDE; encoded by the coding sequence ATGTTTACTGGCATTGTAGAGGAAGTGGGAACGATTCGGCATATTGAATCGCGCGCGGATTATCAGCGCACGACCATAGCAGCAAAGCAAGTTCTCAATGGCGTAAAAATAGGCGACAGCATTGCCATTGAAGGTGCGTGCCATACCGTCGTACATTTTGATGCCGACACATTTGTGATCGAATCCATAGCAGAAACACTGCAAAGAACCACATTGGGTGATTGTCGCGTGGGCAACCGCGTTAATTTAGAGCGATCTTTAAAACTCGGCGACCGCCTCGACGGTCATCTCGTAGCCGCACACATCGATGGTGTGGGCCACGTGAAAGGCCGAACGGAATCTTCGGATCAAATTGTATTTGAATTTGAAGTACCGCCTGAGTTGGCCCCTTATATTGCCGAAAAAGGATCCATCACCGTCAATGGAATCAGCCTGACAGTAATTGCAGTAACCGACCGCACCTTTTCGATTGCGGCAATTCCGCACACACTAAAAGTAACGACATTATCGGAAAAATATCCGGGTGACCGGGTAAATATCGAAGTGGATATAATCGCGCGTTATCTGGAGCGATTGGTGCAACCTATGAATGGAAAAAATATGCTCACGGAAGATCGCATTCGGGCGATGATGAGCGTGGACGAATAG
- a CDS encoding bifunctional 3,4-dihydroxy-2-butanone-4-phosphate synthase/GTP cyclohydrolase II, which yields MGKIATIEDTLEDIRAGKIVIVVDDEDRENEGDFIMAAERVTSEAINFMARHGRGLICLPATPDRLKELDLDMMVNTNTALHGTPFTVSIDALYGVTTGISAQDRAETIRQFVDPKSRSENFGRPGHIFPLRAMPGGVLRRAGHTEAAVDLARLAGLYPAGVLCEILNEDGTMARLPQLLELADQFGLKVTTIRDLIAYRRRSEKLVRCVEQVDMPTRFGAFQLHLYESDVDEREHVALVKGDLSGDAPVMVRMHSECLTGDSLGSLRCDCEKNLHSALEMIEKEGRGALVYMRQEGRGIGLRAKLHAYKLQEEGYDTVEANLKLGFKMDERDYGIGAQILSDLGIRKVLLITNNPSKRVGLEAYGIEIIDSIPVAIQVNKWNLSYMRTKQEKMGHLFKEDELQLGDEGDSDAQSL from the coding sequence ATGGGCAAAATCGCAACAATCGAAGACACCCTCGAAGATATTCGAGCGGGAAAAATCGTCATTGTGGTCGATGACGAAGACCGGGAAAACGAAGGCGATTTCATCATGGCGGCGGAAAGGGTCACATCTGAAGCCATTAATTTTATGGCGCGCCATGGACGCGGACTGATCTGTTTGCCCGCAACGCCCGACCGCCTCAAAGAACTCGACCTGGACATGATGGTCAATACCAACACAGCGCTTCACGGCACGCCATTCACGGTGAGCATCGACGCGCTCTACGGCGTGACAACCGGTATCTCCGCACAGGATCGCGCCGAAACAATTCGACAATTTGTAGATCCCAAATCGCGGTCTGAGAACTTTGGCCGACCAGGTCACATTTTTCCACTCCGCGCAATGCCCGGCGGGGTCTTGCGGCGAGCGGGACACACAGAAGCAGCGGTAGATCTGGCGCGTTTGGCCGGCCTGTATCCCGCCGGTGTACTGTGTGAAATACTGAATGAAGACGGCACCATGGCACGTTTGCCACAGCTTTTGGAACTTGCCGATCAATTTGGCTTGAAAGTGACGACAATTCGCGATTTGATTGCCTATCGCCGTCGCTCCGAAAAACTGGTGCGCTGTGTCGAGCAAGTGGATATGCCCACGCGATTTGGCGCGTTTCAATTACACCTGTATGAAAGCGACGTAGATGAACGCGAACACGTCGCACTGGTAAAAGGCGACCTTTCCGGCGATGCACCCGTAATGGTGCGGATGCACTCCGAATGCCTGACGGGCGACTCGCTCGGCTCATTGCGCTGTGACTGCGAAAAAAACTTACACTCAGCACTCGAGATGATCGAAAAAGAAGGACGCGGGGCACTGGTGTATATGCGGCAGGAAGGGCGGGGTATTGGCCTGCGGGCAAAATTGCACGCGTACAAACTGCAGGAAGAGGGATATGACACCGTAGAGGCCAACCTGAAACTCGGATTTAAAATGGACGAACGAGACTATGGCATTGGCGCGCAAATTTTGTCGGATTTGGGAATCAGAAAAGTCTTACTCATCACCAATAATCCATCAAAGCGCGTGGGATTAGAAGCGTATGGAATAGAAATTATAGACAGCATCCCGGTCGCCATTCAGGTCAACAAATGGAACCTATCATATATGCGAACCAAGCAAGAAAAAATGGGGCATTTATTTAAAGAGGACGAATTGCAATTAGGCGATGAAGGAGATAGTGATGCCCAGAGTTTATGA
- a CDS encoding 6,7-dimethyl-8-ribityllumazine synthase — translation MPRVYEGQLSAEGMRFGIVVGRFNAFISKELLGGALDCIARHGGDTDAIDVVWVPGSFEIPTMAQKMAQSGRYDALICLGAVIRGSTPHFDYVCNEASKGVASVGRETGVPTIFGILTTDTIEQAIERAGTKAGNKGWEAALGAIEMIGVIAAWEAKK, via the coding sequence ATGCCCAGAGTTTATGAAGGTCAGTTATCGGCAGAAGGCATGCGATTTGGCATTGTGGTGGGACGATTCAATGCGTTTATCAGCAAAGAATTGCTCGGCGGTGCGCTCGATTGTATTGCGCGACACGGTGGCGATACAGACGCCATAGACGTGGTATGGGTACCGGGAAGTTTTGAAATTCCCACCATGGCACAAAAAATGGCGCAAAGCGGTCGATATGACGCGCTGATCTGTCTGGGCGCAGTAATCAGAGGTAGCACGCCACATTTTGACTACGTATGCAACGAAGCCTCAAAAGGGGTGGCGTCCGTTGGCCGCGAAACAGGTGTGCCCACCATATTTGGCATTTTGACAACCGACACCATTGAACAGGCGATTGAGCGGGCGGGAACAAAAGCCGGGAATAAGGGCTGGGAAGCTGCCCTGGGCGCGATTGAAATGATTGGGGTTATCGCCGCATGGGAAGCAAAAAAATGA
- the nusB gene encoding transcription antitermination factor NusB → MGSKKMIKSRRKARQAALQALYWTASVGDPVQQTAQTMCIRARLSASTSDFAINLAQTAWEHREELDASIEPVLENWSLDRVSRIDRIVLWMALAEMRYFKDIPYKVSIDEAIELAKQFSEANASNFINGILDTLSKDAEQPNG, encoded by the coding sequence ATGGGAAGCAAAAAAATGATTAAATCAAGACGCAAAGCGCGTCAGGCTGCGCTGCAAGCACTTTATTGGACTGCAAGTGTGGGCGATCCCGTGCAACAGACAGCGCAGACCATGTGCATCCGCGCGCGTCTTTCGGCATCAACCTCGGATTTTGCGATCAATCTGGCTCAAACAGCCTGGGAACACCGCGAAGAACTGGACGCATCTATTGAACCCGTACTGGAAAACTGGTCATTGGACCGGGTTTCGCGCATCGACCGAATCGTGCTCTGGATGGCCCTTGCGGAAATGCGCTATTTCAAAGATATTCCCTACAAAGTCTCTATTGACGAAGCCATAGAACTGGCCAAGCAATTTAGCGAAGCCAATGCTTCTAACTTTATCAACGGCATCCTCGATACCCTGTCCAAAGATGCGGAACAACCCAATGGATAA
- a CDS encoding metallophosphoesterase family protein: protein MLLTLSTASSIPCPKMRNNPMDNIGRIAIFSDVHGNLEALQTVLEKIAEAQVDRIICLGDMVGYGADPNMCIERVREVSDLVLAGNHDWAAVGLEDPGFFNPVALAAIQWTVQMLSDENASLLRSYQPFQNESAYCYAHASPIEPELWHYLFDPEDGWSMLAQTNFEMCFVGHSHRAFVCSASQKTVLTREGEVQLSDNDRYLVNVGSVGQPRDGDARAAFVVWDRENGNLQLRRVSYDVATAQAKILSAGLPPFLAERIELGM, encoded by the coding sequence ATGCTTCTAACTTTATCAACGGCATCCTCGATACCCTGTCCAAAGATGCGGAACAACCCAATGGATAATATTGGACGCATTGCGATCTTTTCAGACGTACACGGAAATCTCGAAGCCTTGCAAACCGTACTGGAAAAAATTGCAGAAGCACAGGTAGATCGAATTATTTGTTTGGGCGATATGGTCGGATACGGCGCAGACCCCAATATGTGTATAGAGCGCGTGCGCGAAGTATCGGACCTCGTGCTGGCGGGCAATCACGATTGGGCAGCTGTGGGCCTGGAAGATCCGGGGTTTTTCAACCCCGTGGCACTGGCGGCAATACAATGGACCGTTCAAATGCTGAGTGATGAGAACGCCTCGCTATTGCGTTCTTACCAACCCTTTCAAAATGAATCTGCTTATTGTTATGCCCACGCTTCGCCAATTGAACCCGAGTTGTGGCACTATTTATTCGACCCCGAAGATGGCTGGTCAATGCTCGCCCAAACCAATTTCGAGATGTGTTTTGTCGGGCATTCTCACCGTGCATTTGTGTGCTCGGCATCTCAAAAAACAGTACTTACGCGCGAAGGAGAAGTGCAGTTGTCCGACAATGATCGCTATCTCGTAAATGTCGGCAGTGTAGGACAACCTCGCGACGGCGATGCGCGGGCGGCTTTTGTCGTATGGGACCGGGAAAATGGGAACCTCCAATTGCGCCGCGTGTCTTACGATGTGGCGACAGCACAGGCCAAAATTCTATCCGCGGGACTTCCGCCTTTTTTGGCCGAACGCATCGAACTTGGGATGTGA
- the secA gene encoding preprotein translocase subunit SecA — protein sequence MNFLTKIFGSKHDRDVKKMQPIVDEINQLYEEYASLSDEALKGKTAEFRARIAEATDDAQEHLNQLKEELDAMQRDEDRTEQLEAIAEIEAEIKDIERDVLDEIHPEAFAVFKETCRRFKEREKSWDRAGDQIVWHEIPYDVQLVGATVLHQGKIAEMATGEGKTLAAGLALYLNGLLGRGVHLVTVNSYLAKRDAMWLGPVYLFLGLTVGVIQDRALGVEGFIMEEEGKDGYRMRPCDHKDACLMDIVYGTKDQFGFDYLYDNMAIRPEDLIQREHYFAIIDEVDSILIDEARTPLIISGPVSESSSHRYEEMRPLVEKLVRAQTRIVNNILKQAEEELESGDEYEAGILLLQVQRGMPKNSRFMKRLQEEGIKRLVQRVESDYIRDKRTGELDEDLYFSIDEKSHIIDLTEKGRDEISRNPDDFVLPDLDEVLGDIEQNKSLSDSDKDHAKEAAYQDYGEKNESIHSVRKLLQAYSLYEKDVQYMIDDGKVVIVDEFTGRPQPGRRFADGLHQALEAKEKVKVERDTQTVATITLQNYFRLYDRLAGMTGTAETEAEEFHQIYKLDVVSIPTHEPVRRIDFNDWIYRTKREKYNALLDEIVHLHEQKLPVLVGTISVETSELISRMLTRKKIKHQVLNARQNVQEAQIIAQAGQPGAVTIATNMAGRGTDIKLGPGIIKAPEGHQCALIADPDNTRPLCPYIDEYGCRDEVPCGLNIIGTERHESRRIDRQLRGRSGRQGDPGSSRFFISLEDDLMRLFGSERIARVMDRLGAEEGEVIEHSWVTKSIETAQKRVEARNFEFRKQVLDYDDVMNQQREVIYDRRRHALEEEDISAMISEMIDETVDALLDIHIPPDAHPEDWNFDGLMEDLRNVFLQAPIIPDEDLPQLREAGLRDRVLRGLREAYDRRERVLGEDRMRQIERMIYLSVFDEKWKEHLREMDDLKEGIGLRGYGQKNPLIEYKREGYEMFVALLEDINRETLRLLFRISVEETPAQPRTQQPARLSLEHRDATGMGFAGMPEPGQDELTANSTEGDAPKKQPVRVEKKVGRNAPCPCGSGKKYKHCHGRV from the coding sequence ATGAACTTCCTGACAAAAATTTTCGGCAGCAAACACGATCGGGACGTAAAGAAAATGCAACCGATCGTGGATGAAATTAATCAACTCTACGAAGAATATGCCTCTTTGTCCGACGAGGCATTAAAGGGCAAAACAGCGGAGTTCCGCGCGCGCATTGCCGAAGCGACTGATGATGCTCAAGAGCATCTCAATCAGCTCAAAGAAGAACTGGACGCGATGCAGCGAGACGAAGACCGCACCGAACAATTGGAAGCCATTGCCGAAATCGAAGCCGAAATCAAGGATATTGAGCGCGACGTACTCGATGAAATCCATCCAGAGGCATTTGCCGTCTTTAAGGAAACGTGTCGCCGCTTCAAAGAGCGGGAGAAGTCCTGGGATCGGGCTGGCGATCAAATCGTGTGGCATGAAATACCCTATGACGTGCAATTGGTCGGTGCAACCGTATTGCATCAGGGCAAAATCGCCGAAATGGCCACGGGCGAAGGCAAAACACTGGCTGCGGGCCTGGCTCTGTACTTAAATGGCTTGCTCGGGCGCGGCGTGCATCTCGTCACCGTAAACTCCTACCTGGCCAAGCGCGACGCCATGTGGCTGGGACCCGTGTATTTGTTCCTGGGCCTCACCGTAGGCGTCATTCAGGACCGCGCGTTGGGCGTGGAAGGTTTTATTATGGAAGAAGAGGGGAAAGACGGGTATCGCATGCGCCCATGCGACCACAAAGACGCCTGTCTCATGGATATCGTGTACGGCACAAAAGACCAGTTTGGTTTTGACTACCTCTACGATAACATGGCGATTCGCCCCGAAGACCTGATACAGCGCGAGCACTATTTTGCAATTATCGACGAAGTAGATAGCATCCTGATTGACGAGGCGCGCACACCGCTGATCATTTCGGGACCCGTGTCGGAATCCTCGTCGCATCGGTATGAAGAAATGCGTCCGCTGGTCGAAAAATTGGTACGCGCCCAAACCCGAATCGTAAACAATATTTTAAAGCAAGCAGAAGAAGAACTCGAGTCTGGCGACGAATACGAGGCCGGCATCTTGTTATTGCAGGTCCAGCGTGGAATGCCCAAAAATAGTCGCTTCATGAAGCGACTTCAGGAAGAGGGCATCAAGCGCCTCGTACAGCGGGTTGAATCCGATTATATCCGCGACAAGCGCACCGGGGAACTGGACGAAGACCTCTATTTTAGCATCGATGAAAAAAGCCACATCATCGACCTGACAGAAAAGGGTCGCGACGAAATCAGCCGCAATCCAGACGACTTTGTATTGCCAGACCTCGATGAAGTACTTGGGGATATCGAACAGAATAAATCGCTATCCGATTCAGACAAAGACCACGCAAAAGAAGCCGCCTATCAGGACTATGGAGAAAAGAACGAGTCTATCCACAGCGTGCGAAAATTATTGCAAGCCTATTCTCTATACGAAAAAGACGTGCAATACATGATCGACGACGGCAAGGTCGTCATCGTCGATGAATTTACGGGACGGCCACAGCCCGGACGCCGTTTTGCCGATGGATTGCACCAGGCATTGGAAGCAAAAGAAAAGGTAAAAGTCGAACGCGACACGCAAACAGTGGCAACCATTACGTTGCAAAACTACTTCAGACTCTATGACCGACTGGCGGGAATGACGGGCACTGCCGAAACAGAAGCAGAAGAATTTCATCAAATCTACAAGCTCGATGTGGTATCGATCCCAACGCATGAGCCAGTGCGCCGCATCGACTTCAATGACTGGATATACCGCACAAAACGCGAAAAATACAATGCCCTGCTCGATGAAATCGTGCACTTGCACGAACAAAAATTGCCAGTCCTGGTCGGCACAATTTCCGTTGAAACCTCCGAATTGATTTCGCGGATGCTCACGCGCAAAAAAATCAAACACCAGGTGCTCAATGCCCGACAAAATGTACAAGAAGCGCAGATCATCGCGCAGGCCGGACAACCCGGTGCCGTGACAATAGCAACCAATATGGCCGGGCGCGGCACAGATATCAAACTGGGCCCCGGCATCATAAAAGCACCCGAAGGACACCAGTGTGCATTGATTGCAGATCCCGATAACACCCGGCCCCTGTGTCCCTACATAGACGAATACGGATGTCGGGATGAAGTCCCGTGTGGATTGAATATTATCGGCACCGAACGACACGAATCTCGGCGCATCGACCGGCAATTGCGCGGTCGCTCTGGGCGGCAAGGGGACCCGGGAAGCTCGCGGTTTTTCATCTCACTGGAAGACGATCTGATGCGCCTATTTGGATCTGAGCGCATTGCCCGCGTCATGGACCGCCTGGGAGCCGAAGAAGGCGAAGTAATTGAACACAGCTGGGTGACAAAGTCCATTGAGACCGCGCAAAAACGGGTTGAAGCGCGCAATTTTGAATTTCGAAAACAGGTGCTGGATTACGACGACGTCATGAATCAACAGCGCGAAGTGATTTACGACAGACGCAGACACGCGCTGGAAGAAGAAGATATATCGGCAATGATCAGCGAAATGATCGACGAAACCGTCGATGCACTACTCGATATTCATATACCGCCCGACGCACATCCCGAAGACTGGAATTTTGATGGCTTGATGGAAGATTTGCGCAATGTGTTTTTGCAAGCCCCCATCATACCCGATGAAGATCTGCCCCAATTGCGCGAAGCGGGTTTGCGAGATCGCGTGTTGCGCGGGCTCCGCGAGGCTTATGATCGCCGCGAAAGGGTTCTGGGGGAAGACCGCATGCGCCAGATAGAACGCATGATTTACCTGAGCGTCTTTGATGAAAAGTGGAAAGAACACCTCCGCGAGATGGACGATCTGAAAGAGGGCATTGGCCTTCGCGGTTATGGACAAAAAAATCCATTGATCGAGTACAAGCGCGAAGGTTATGAAATGTTTGTGGCATTGCTCGAAGACATCAACCGCGAAACCCTGCGATTGTTATTCCGCATTTCTGTTGAAGAAACACCCGCACAACCGCGCACCCAACAGCCCGCACGCCTGTCATTGGAACACCGCGATGCCACGGGAATGGGCTTTGCCGGCATGCCCGAACCCGGTCAAGATGAATTGACCGCCAATTCCACAGAAGGCGATGCGCCGAAAAAACAGCCCGTGCGCGTTGAAAAAAAGGTGGGGCGAAACGCGCCGTGTCCGTGCGGAAGTGGAAAAAAGTACAAACACTGCCATGGAAGAGTTTAA
- a CDS encoding sulfurtransferase, which yields MKSRENLLDDARQNIPEMTVQEVHEYIEEGENPVLLDVRGLDEWERGHLKGSVHIPRGELEYQAESAIPDKSREVIVICAGGVRSLLAGETLKAMGYEKVISMDGGYGDWEDAHLPAEIPPPPEEMGAPETPELLKEQIDHLEKVLAQKKTKLNDM from the coding sequence ATGAAGTCGCGTGAAAATTTGCTGGATGATGCGCGTCAAAACATTCCAGAAATGACTGTACAGGAAGTACATGAGTACATAGAAGAAGGTGAGAATCCCGTATTACTCGACGTGCGCGGACTGGACGAATGGGAGCGCGGGCACTTAAAAGGATCAGTACACATACCGCGCGGAGAATTGGAATACCAGGCAGAATCGGCAATACCCGACAAATCGCGTGAAGTCATTGTAATCTGCGCAGGCGGCGTGCGCTCACTCCTCGCTGGCGAAACCTTGAAAGCCATGGGATACGAAAAAGTGATCTCAATGGACGGCGGATACGGGGATTGGGAAGATGCGCATTTGCCGGCTGAAATACCACCGCCACCGGAAGAAATGGGCGCGCCAGAAACCCCTGAACTGCTCAAAGAGCAAATTGATCATCTGGAAAAAGTATTGGCTCAGAAAAAAACGAAATTGAATGATATGTAG
- a CDS encoding co-chaperone GroES — MNVRPLSDRILVRRVDAEEQVKGGIIIPDTAKETPQEAEVVAVGPGKRNKNGDVIAPAVKSGEKILIGKYAGTEIEVDGDEYVIVNEDDVLGIIQ; from the coding sequence ATGAATGTCCGTCCGCTTTCCGATCGCATTCTGGTGCGACGGGTGGATGCTGAAGAGCAAGTGAAGGGGGGCATTATCATCCCCGATACTGCTAAAGAAACGCCTCAGGAAGCAGAGGTCGTTGCCGTTGGGCCGGGCAAACGCAATAAGAATGGAGATGTAATTGCGCCAGCGGTAAAATCCGGAGAAAAAATTTTAATTGGCAAATACGCCGGCACAGAAATTGAAGTTGACGGCGATGAGTACGTAATCGTAAACGAAGACGACGTATTGGGCATTATTCAGTAG
- the groL gene encoding chaperonin GroEL has protein sequence MAKQIAYGIDARERILDGVTLLSKAVKATLGPAGRNVVVAKSWGSPTVTKDGVTVAKEIELEDAYENMGVQMVKEVASKTSDIAGDGTTTATVLAEAIFREGLRNVTAGANPMDLKRGIDAAVASVVKALEDQSQPVKDRNSIAQVGTISANSDSSIGEIIADAMDKVGKDGTITVEEAKSIETTLDVVEGMQFDRGYLSPYFVTDQENMEAILEDALILIHEAKLSNMNDLLPLLEKVAGAGKPLLVIAEDVEGEALATFVVNKVRGTLAACAVKAPGYGDRRKEMLGDIAVLTGGRVITEDLGIKLENVEISDLGQAKRVVIDKDNTTVVEGIGSIADIQGRTSQIRRQIEDTTSDYDREKLEERLAKLAGGVAVINVGAATETEMKEKKARVEDALHSVRAAVEEGIVPGGGVALLRSLGALDETDVHGDQSTGVDIVRRALQAPLRQIADNAGIEGSLVVQKVNEGEGAYGFNARTEQYEDLVDSGVIDPTKVVRTAMENAASIAGLLLTTEALVTDLPEENEGAAPAHDHGHMH, from the coding sequence ATGGCAAAACAGATTGCCTATGGAATAGATGCTCGCGAGCGTATTCTCGACGGTGTAACGCTCTTGAGCAAAGCCGTGAAAGCCACGTTGGGACCTGCTGGACGAAATGTGGTTGTCGCCAAATCCTGGGGATCCCCCACCGTGACAAAAGACGGCGTGACCGTAGCAAAAGAAATTGAACTCGAAGACGCTTACGAAAACATGGGTGTGCAGATGGTCAAAGAAGTCGCTTCCAAGACTTCTGACATTGCGGGCGACGGCACAACCACAGCGACAGTACTCGCCGAAGCGATCTTCCGCGAAGGCTTGCGCAATGTAACCGCCGGAGCCAATCCAATGGACCTCAAGCGCGGCATCGACGCGGCTGTTGCATCCGTAGTCAAAGCACTGGAAGACCAGAGCCAGCCGGTAAAAGACCGCAACTCAATTGCACAAGTAGGGACAATATCCGCCAACAGTGACAGCAGCATTGGTGAAATTATAGCCGATGCAATGGACAAAGTCGGCAAAGACGGCACAATCACTGTCGAAGAGGCCAAAAGCATCGAGACAACACTGGATGTGGTCGAAGGAATGCAGTTTGACCGCGGTTATCTATCGCCCTATTTTGTGACCGATCAGGAAAACATGGAAGCCATACTGGAAGACGCGCTGATCCTCATTCACGAGGCGAAGTTGTCAAACATGAACGACTTATTGCCTCTACTCGAAAAAGTTGCCGGTGCAGGCAAGCCGCTTCTGGTCATCGCCGAAGACGTCGAAGGTGAAGCCCTCGCCACTTTTGTCGTCAACAAAGTGCGCGGCACCCTCGCTGCCTGTGCGGTAAAAGCACCGGGATATGGCGACCGTCGCAAAGAAATGTTGGGTGACATCGCCGTGCTAACAGGTGGGCGCGTGATAACGGAAGACCTCGGCATAAAGCTCGAAAACGTCGAGATTAGCGACCTCGGGCAGGCCAAGCGCGTGGTGATCGACAAAGACAATACCACAGTTGTAGAAGGCATTGGGTCTATAGCCGATATTCAAGGCCGAACGAGCCAGATTCGTCGGCAGATTGAAGACACCACCTCTGACTACGACCGCGAAAAACTCGAAGAGCGATTGGCAAAATTGGCCGGAGGCGTGGCCGTCATCAACGTTGGTGCGGCAACAGAAACAGAAATGAAAGAAAAGAAAGCCCGCGTCGAAGACGCACTTCACTCCGTGCGCGCTGCAGTTGAAGAAGGCATCGTACCCGGCGGCGGAGTCGCCCTCCTGCGCAGCCTTGGCGCATTAGACGAAACGGATGTGCATGGCGACCAGAGCACAGGCGTAGATATCGTGCGTCGCGCACTGCAAGCCCCCCTGCGTCAAATCGCCGATAATGCCGGCATAGAAGGCAGCCTCGTCGTGCAAAAAGTGAACGAAGGCGAAGGCGCTTACGGGTTTAATGCACGCACCGAGCAATACGAAGACCTCGTAGATTCCGGTGTAATTGATCCCACAAAAGTGGTGCGCACTGCGATGGAAAATGCAGCGTCCATCGCTGGATTGTTATTGACAACCGAAGCCCTGGTGACAGATCTGCCAGAAGAAAACGAAGGTGCAGCGCCCGCCCACGATCACGGGCACATGCACTAA